ACAGCCGCATCGCGGGCCTGCGGGCCATCGTAAAACCGATCGGCTGGGACATCACCCTGACGCTCGATCCCACCGAACGGCACGGCTTCGAATTCCAGAACTGGTTCGGCTTCTCGATCTTTGCCGAAGGCTTCATTGGCGAGATCGGCCGGGGCGGCAGCTATGCCATCGCGCGCGCCGACGGGGCGGATGAACCGGCGATGGGTTTTTCGCTCTATCCCGATCCGCTGATCGACGCCGGTTTCGGTGGCGAAAGTCCGAAGCGCCTGTTCCTGCCGCTGGGCCATGACGCCGCGCGCGCGGTCGAACTGCGCGCGCAAGGCTGGCACACCGTTGCGGCCCTGTCCGGGGACGAAGACGGCGCGGCGCAGCGCTGCTCCCACTGGCTGGATGGCGCGCACCCCCGCGCCTATTGACTTGACTTCACCGGGGCAGCGCGGCTAACGCGCGCCCCGCACAGGGCGCACGGCGTCCATCCTATCCTACCGGCATGTCGAGTCCCGTCGAAGGGCATGGCCGGTCCGCGCGGCGGGCGGAGGACTGTATCTGTGGCAAATGTGACCGTGATCGGCGCCCAATGGGGTGACGAAGGCAAGGGCAAGATCGTCGACTGGCTGTCGGAACGGGCCGATGTCGTCGCGCGCTTCCAGGGTGGCCATAATGCCGGCCATACGCTGGTCGTGGGTGAGAAGGTCTACAAGCTTTCGTTGCTTCCTTCGGGCATCGTGCGCGGTACGCTGTCGGTCATCGGCAATGGCGTGGTGCTCGACCCTTGGCATTTCCGTGACGAAGTCGCGAAGCTGAAGGGGCAGGGGGTCGAAATCACACCCGACAACCTCCAGATCGCCGAAACCTGCCCGCTGATCCTGCCCTTCCACCGTGACCTGGACGGCCTGCGCGAGGATGCGTCGGGCGCCGGCAAGATCGGCACGACCCGTCGCGGCATTGGCCCGGCCTATGAGGACAAGGTTGGCCGCCGCGCCATCCGCGTCTGCGATCTGGCGCATCTGGATGATCTCGACCTTCAGGTCGACCGTCTGACCGCCCATCATGATGCGCTGCGCGCCGGTTTCGGCGAAGCGCCGATCGATCGCGCCGCGCTGATGGCGGACCTTCGCGAGATCGCCGATTTCATCCTGCCCTTCGTGAAGCCCGTCTGGCTGACGCTCAACAAGGCGAAGGCGGACGGCAAGCGCATCCTGTTCGAGGGCGCCCAGGGCACTTTGCTCGACATCGATCATGGCACCTATCCCTTCGTCACCTCGTCCAACACGGTCGCGGGCACGGCGGCGAGCGGCACCGGCCTTGGTCCGAACGGCGCGGGTTTCGTGCTGGCGATCGTCAAGGCCTATACCACCCGCGTCGGTTCCGGTCCCTTCCCGACCGAACTGGAAGACGCCACCGGCCAGCGGCTGGGCGAGCGGGGCCATGAATTCGGCACCGTCACCGGGCGCAAGCGCCGCTGCGGCTGGTTCGACGCCGTGCTGGTGCGCCAGTCGGTCGCGGTTTCCGGCGTCACCGGCATCGCGCTCACCAAGCTCGATGTGCTGGACGGCTTCGACGAACTGAAGATCTGTGTCGGCTACAAGATTGGCGAGCAGCGCTTCGATTATCTTCCCGCCCATGCGCAGGACCAGGCCAAGGCGGAACCAATCTATGAAACGATCGGCGGCTGGCACGAAACCACCGCCGGCGCGCGGAGCTGGGCCGA
This genomic stretch from Sphingobium sp. BYY-5 harbors:
- a CDS encoding adenylosuccinate synthase, with protein sequence MANVTVIGAQWGDEGKGKIVDWLSERADVVARFQGGHNAGHTLVVGEKVYKLSLLPSGIVRGTLSVIGNGVVLDPWHFRDEVAKLKGQGVEITPDNLQIAETCPLILPFHRDLDGLREDASGAGKIGTTRRGIGPAYEDKVGRRAIRVCDLAHLDDLDLQVDRLTAHHDALRAGFGEAPIDRAALMADLREIADFILPFVKPVWLTLNKAKADGKRILFEGAQGTLLDIDHGTYPFVTSSNTVAGTAASGTGLGPNGAGFVLAIVKAYTTRVGSGPFPTELEDATGQRLGERGHEFGTVTGRKRRCGWFDAVLVRQSVAVSGVTGIALTKLDVLDGFDELKICVGYKIGEQRFDYLPAHAQDQAKAEPIYETIGGWHETTAGARSWAELPAQAIKYIRRIEELIGCPVTLVSTSPERDDTILVRDPFAD